A genomic region of Haliotis asinina isolate JCU_RB_2024 chromosome 1, JCU_Hal_asi_v2, whole genome shotgun sequence contains the following coding sequences:
- the LOC137258041 gene encoding QRFP-like peptide receptor, protein MTDKDETINTPPMSGNIFWDLLNLTDNYSETELFSSFDQMKDYSNFLTDLEKDLYRHNEPFTIVLIIFFSITFLFGILGNMFVILVVAKHRSMRTLTNVFFLNLTIGDLLVVCICIPITLGNYVYRDWVYGEVFCKVTTFLQGTAVGVSVLSMLFISINRYFAIHMPLRAKMLFTRGKVILMLVSVWILSFGAVSPLLFVNVITTWGIPGLFESRVCEEKWNQIEDKQFYNLFMFIIQFLLPLAVMCGTYIKISLTLWKEDVTLFDSASSGKAQADRILRQRRRTVRNLMFLVTLFGLSWLPYYIVNIWLDFNVESKHATFVLNYIYPVVQLLGISNSTLNPLCYCFLSRGFRRAMASMCFVKKTRTSQGTTMIVRYKIPLSDDSGFESVETVLS, encoded by the coding sequence ATGACAGATAAGGACGAGACTATCAACACCCCTCCTATGAGTGGGAACATTTTTTGGGACCTCTTGAACCTAACCGACAATTACTCCGAAACGGAACTGTTTAGCAGCTTTGACCAGATGAAAGATTACTCCAATTTTCTCACTGATTTGGAGAAAGACCTATACCGCCACAACGAACCGTTCACCATTGTACTCATAATATTCTTCAGCATCACCTTCCTGTTTGGCATTCTGGGAAATATGTTCGTCATCCTTGTCGTTGCCAAGCACCGGAGCATGCGCACACTCACCAATGTATTCTTCCTCAATCTGACAATCGGTGACCTTCTTGTTGTGTGcatctgcatccccatcaccctCGGCAACTACGTCTACAGGGACTGGGTGTACGGCGAGGTGTTCTGCAAGGTCACCACCTTCCTACAAGGGACTGCTGTGGGAGTCAGTGTTCTAAGTATGCTGTTTATCAGTATCAACAGATACTTTGCCATCCATATGCCTCTGCGAGCTAAAATGTTATTCACCCGAGGAAAAGTCATCCTGATGCTCGTGTCTGTGTGGATTTTGTCCTTCGGTGCGGTGTCGCCATTGCTGTTTGTCAATGTGATAACGACGTGGGGAATACCAGGACTATTTGAATCCAGGGTCTGTGAAGAGAAATGGAATCAAATCGAAGACAAACAGTTCTACAATCTGTTCATGTTTATAATACAGTTCTTACTACCCCTGGCTGTCATGTGCGGAacatatatcaaaatatcacTTACCCTTTGGAAGGAGGATGTGACGCTCTTTGACAGCGCATCTTCCGGTAAGGCTCAAGCAGACAGGATATTGCGTCAGAGGCGGAGGACGGTCAGGAACTTGATGTTTCTTGTCACGCTCTTTGGCCTCTCTTGGCTTCCATACTATATTGTCAACATTTGGCTGGACTTCAATGTGGAATCTAAACATGCTACCTTCGTGCTCAATTACATATATCCAGTGGTGCAATTACTTGGTATTTCCAACTCGACTCTCAACCCTTTGTGTTACTGTTTTCTGAGTAGGGGCTTCAGACGGGCCATGGCCAGTATGTGCTTTGTGAAGAAGACAAGGACATCACAGGGAACGACAATGATAGTTCGTTATAAAATACCCCTCAGTGATGACAGTGGCTTTGAAAGTGTGGAGACAGTATTGTCCTAG